The following proteins are co-located in the Callithrix jacchus isolate 240 chromosome 10, calJac240_pri, whole genome shotgun sequence genome:
- the APLNR gene encoding apelin receptor produces MEEGGDFDNYYGADNQSECEYTDWKSSGALIPAIYMLVFLLGTSGNGLVLWTVFRTSREKRRSADIFIASLAVADLTFVVTLPLWATYTYRDYDWPFGTFSCKLSSYLIFVNMYASVFCLTGLSFDRYLAIVRPVANARLRLRVSGAVATAVLWVLAALLAMPVMVFRTTGDLENTTKVQCYMDYSVVATVNSEWAWEVGLGVSSTAVGFVVPFTIMLTCYFFIAQTIAGHFRKERIEGLRKRRRLLSIIVVLVVTFALCWMPYHLVKTLYMLGSLLHWPCDFDLFLMNVFPYCTCISYINSCLNPFLYAFFDPRFRQSCTSMLCCGHSRCAGTSHSSSGEKSASYSSGHSQGPGPNMGKGGEQMHEKSIPYSQETLVVD; encoded by the coding sequence ATGGAGGAAGGTGGTGATTTTGACAACTACTATGGGGCGGACAACCAGTCTGAGTGTGAGTACACAGACTGGAAATCCTCGGGGGCCCTCATCCCTGCCATCTACATGTTGGTCTTCCTCCTGGGCACCTCGGGCAACGGTCTGGTGCTCTGGACCGTGTTTCGGACCAGCCGGGAGAAGAGGCGTTCAGCTGATATCTTCATCGCTAGCCTGGCGGTGGCTGACCTGACCTTCGTGGTGACGCTGCCCTTGTGGGCCACCTACACATACCGGGACTATGACTGGCCCTTTGGGACCTTCTCCTGCAAGCTCAGCAGCTACCTCATCTTCGTCAACATGTATGCCAGCGTCTTCTGCCTCACCGGCCTCAGCTTCGACCGCTACCTGGCTATCGTGAGGCCGGTGGCCAATGCTCGGCTGAGGCTGCGGGTCAGTGGGGCTGTGGCCACGGCGGTCCTGTGGGTGCTGGCTGCCCTCCTGGCCATGCCCGTCATGGTGTTCCGCACCACCGGGGACCTGGAGAACACCACCAAGGTGCAATGCTACATGGACTACTCCGTGGTGGCCACCGTGAACTCGGAGTGGGCCTGGGAGGTGGGCCTGGGGGTCTCGTCCACCGCCGTAGGCTTCGTGGTGCCCTTCACCATCATGCTGACCTGTTACTTCTTCATCGCCCAAACCATTGCTGGTCACTTCCGCAAGGAGCGAATCGAGGGCCTGCGGAAGCGGCGCCGGCTGCTGAGCATCATCGTGGTGCTGGTGGTGACCTTTGCCCTGTGTTGGATGCCCTACCACCTGGTGAAGACGCTGTACATGCTGGGCAGCCTGCTGCACTGGCCCTGTGACTTCGACCTCTTCCTCATGAACGTCTTCCCCTACTGCACCTGCATCAGCTACATCAACAGCTGCCTCAACCCCTTCCTCTACGCCTTCTTCGACCCCCGCTTCCGCCAGTCCTGCACCTCCATGCTCTGCTGTGGCCACAGCAGGTGCGCAGGCACCTCCCACAGCAGCAGTGGGGAGAAGTCAGCCAGCTACTCTTCGGGGCACAGCCAGGGGCCCGGCCCCAACATGGGCAAGGGTGGAGAGCAGATGCACGAGAAATCCATCCCCTACAGCCAGGAGACCCTCGTGGTTGACTAG